In Papio anubis isolate 15944 chromosome 20, Panubis1.0, whole genome shotgun sequence, a single window of DNA contains:
- the ACTL9 gene encoding actin-like protein 9 has translation MDARPPKPSESQSSLEVPRPGPNASRNVVNMHLQRDSSSMVADRLPPKTGAVVIDMGTGTCKVGFAGQASPTYTVATILGCQPKNPATSGQSGLQTFIGEAARVRPELTLVQPLRSGIVVDWDAAELIWRHLLEHDLRVATDDHPLLFSDPPFSPATNREKLVEVAFESLRSPAMYVASQSVLSVYAHGRVSGLVVDTGHGVTYTVPVFQGYNLPHATERLDLAGNHLTAFLAEMLLQAGLPLGQQDLDLVENIKHHYCYVASDFQKEQARPEQEYKRTLKLPDGRMVTLGKELFQCPELLFNPPEVPGLSPVGLSTMAKQSLRKVSLEMRTNLTQNVLLCGGSSLFAGFEGRFQAELLRALPPETHVVVAAQPTRNFSVWIGGSILASLRAFQSCWVLREQYEEQGPYIVYRKCY, from the coding sequence ATGGATGCACGTCCACCCAAGCCCTCAGAATCCCAGTCCTCCCTGGAAGTCCCCAGGCCCGGCCCAAACGCCAGTCGCAACGTAGTGAACATGCACCTGCAGCGGGACTCCTCCAGCATGGTGGCCGACAGGCTGCCACCAAAGACAGGCGCGGTGGTTATTGACATGGGCACAGGCACCTGTAAGGTAGGTTTTGCTGGGCAGGCCAGCCCCACCTACACCGTGGCCACCATCCTGGGCTGCCAGCCTAAGAATCCCGCCACCTCGGGGCAGTCGGGGCTGCAGACGTTCATCGGCGAGGCAGCCCGCGTGCGCCCGGAGCTGACGCTGGTGCAACCCCTGCGCAGCGGTATCGTAGTGGACTGGGATGCCGCCGAGCTCATCTGGCGCCACCTGCTGGAGCACGACCTCCGAGTGGCCACCGACGACCACCCGCTGCTGTTCTCCGACCCACCCTTCAGCCCGGCCACCAACCGCGAGAAGCTAGTGGAGGTGGCCTTCGAGTCGCTGCGCTCCCCAGCCATGTACGTGGCATCGCAGTCAGTGCTGTCTGTCTACGCCCACGGGCGTGTCAGCGGGCTGGTGGTGGACACAGGACACGGGGTCACCTACACGGTGCCCGTCTTCCAGGGCTACAACCTGCCCCACGCCACGGAGCGTCTGGACCTGGCGGGCAACCACCTGACCGCCTTCCTGGCAGAGATGCTGCTCCAGGCCGGCCTGCCCCTGGGACAGCAGGACCTGGACCTGGTGGAGAACATTAAGCACCACTATTGCTATGTGGCCTCTGACTTTCAGAAGGAGCAGGCCCGGCCAGAGCAGGAGTACAAGCGGACCCTGAAGCTGCCCGACGGGCGCATGGTCACCCTGGGCAAGGAGCTGTTCCAGTGTCCGGAGCTGCTGTTCAATCCCCCAGAGGTCCCGGGGCTGTCCCCCGTCGGCCTCTCCACCATGGCCAAGCAGAGTCTCCGCAAGGTGTCCCTGGAGATGCGCACGAACTTGACCCAGAACGTGCTTCTCTGCGGGGGGTCCTCGCTCTTCGCCGGCTTCGAGGGTCGCTTCCAGGCAGAGCTGCTGCGCGCTCTGCCTCCCGAGACCCACGTGGTGGTGGCTGCCCAGCCCACCAGGAATTTCTCCGTGTGGATCGGAGGCTCCATCCTGGCCTCCCTGCGTGCCTTCCAGTCCTGCTGGGTCCTGCGGGAGCAGTACGAGGAACAGGGTCCCTATATTGTGTACCGCAAATGCTACTGA